A segment of the Georgenia sp. M64 genome:
TCTTCCACGCCGAGCTCGTCCTCTCGGCGGGGCAGGTGGTCGACGCTCGTCCCTCGGACGCCATCGCCGTGGCCCTGCGGGTCCACTGCCCGGTGCTGTGCGAGGACGACCTCCTCGAGGTGGCGGGCGTGCCGGTCGCCGACGCCGGGCTGGAGACGGCCGAGGACCAGGGCGAGATGGCCAGCGAGATGGAGGAGTTCCGCGCCTTCCTCGCCGAGGTCGAGCCGGAGGACTTCGGCCGGCCGGCCGGTGAGGGCGGACCGGAGGGCGCTCCCGGGCCGGGCGACGCTCCGGGGGCGGGCGACGCTCCCGGGCCAGGGACCACGGGAGACGACTCGGCCGGCCCCGACCCGGAGGCCGGACCGTCGCGCGGACCAGGAGCGGGATGACCGCCCCGGGCACCAAAGCTCAACGTTTGGTCGAGAGTCAGACTCGCCCGGCCGACACGCCTGCCGCGGCGCGCGGCCAGCCTCGTTGACCAGTCCCCTCCCCGGTCATAGCGTGTGTCCATCGGCAAGTGAGGCACAGCGGTACCCTCGAGATGCGAGCGTCACCCGGGGCCGCGGACGAACGGAGATCCCTGTGAGCGGCACTGATGCGACAGCCGGCGCCGTCCCCGGCGTCCCCCAGCGCGCCCAGGGCATGCTCTTCGGGGACACCCTGCCCGACCTGGACCAGGACACGGGCTACCGCGGTCCGACCGCGTGCCGCGCTGCCGGCATCACCTACCGCCAGCTCGACTACTGGGCCCGGACCGGGCTGGTCGAGCCGAGCATCCGTGGCGCCAAGGGTTCGGGCAGCCAGCGCCTGTACAGCTTCCGCGACATCCTCGTGCTCAAGGTCGTCAAGCGGCTGCTCGACACCGGGGTCTCCCTCCAGCAGATCCGGTCCGCCATCACCGCGCTCAAGGAGCGCGGGGTGGAGGACCTCGCGCAGATCACCCTCATGAGCGACGGCGCCTCGGTCTACGAGTGCACCTCCGCCGACGAGGTCATCGACCTCGTCCAGGGCGGGCAGGGCGTCTTCGGCATCGCGGTCGGCCGCGTGTGGCGGGAGGTCGAGGGTGAC
Coding sequences within it:
- a CDS encoding bifunctional nuclease family protein translates to MREMVVLGVRVSVPGNEVVVVLGEPGGTVVLPIVIGPREGAAIASAQAGLVPPRPLTHDLLVSILQTLGATVVEVRVTRVVDGIFHAELVLSAGQVVDARPSDAIAVALRVHCPVLCEDDLLEVAGVPVADAGLETAEDQGEMASEMEEFRAFLAEVEPEDFGRPAGEGGPEGAPGPGDAPGAGDAPGPGTTGDDSAGPDPEAGPSRGPGAG
- a CDS encoding MerR family transcriptional regulator; this translates as MLFGDTLPDLDQDTGYRGPTACRAAGITYRQLDYWARTGLVEPSIRGAKGSGSQRLYSFRDILVLKVVKRLLDTGVSLQQIRSAITALKERGVEDLAQITLMSDGASVYECTSADEVIDLVQGGQGVFGIAVGRVWREVEGDLAQLPTERAHDDEAPDVEDELARRRAARNAV